A single genomic interval of Microbacterium oleivorans harbors:
- a CDS encoding glycoside hydrolase family 3 protein, translated as MTRSRPVPAPARPALASLVVAGVLVLATGCAPEPGPADPSTPAPAPTASPTPTPTASPDAADSLSLEACVGQVLMVGTPVDTVSPDAAAAIRDRGVGGLFLHGRSTAGVDATAGLVAQFRALAPRGAPPLWVATDQEGGEVQVLRGPGFDEMPYAIRQADLGPAGLRAAATTWGAQLAAADIDINLAPVADIVTSAESRFDNPPIGALGRQYGYDERTVAAEAGAFADGMRAAGVLPTFKHFPGLGRVDANTDYTAEVIDTAVSSDSPDVGVYRTLTASGASLVMVGTARYENIDADRPAAFSPGVLALLRERVGFDGVVITDDLSAAAAAEIVAPGDRAVEALAAGVDIVLASADPTVLPAMYDAVVARAQADPAFTDRVRESCGRVLTAKDAGAETSG; from the coding sequence GTGACCCGCAGCCGCCCCGTTCCGGCCCCGGCCCGACCCGCCCTCGCCTCCCTCGTCGTGGCGGGCGTGCTGGTGCTGGCGACCGGGTGCGCCCCCGAGCCCGGCCCCGCTGACCCCTCGACCCCTGCGCCCGCGCCTACCGCGAGTCCGACGCCCACCCCCACGGCATCGCCGGATGCCGCCGACTCGTTGAGTCTCGAGGCCTGCGTCGGGCAGGTGCTCATGGTCGGCACCCCCGTCGACACGGTCTCGCCCGATGCCGCCGCCGCGATCCGCGACCGCGGAGTGGGCGGTCTGTTCCTGCACGGCCGCTCGACGGCGGGCGTGGATGCCACCGCGGGGCTCGTCGCGCAGTTTCGCGCGCTGGCTCCCCGGGGCGCCCCGCCGCTGTGGGTCGCGACCGACCAGGAGGGAGGCGAAGTGCAGGTGCTGCGCGGGCCCGGATTCGACGAGATGCCCTACGCCATCCGCCAGGCCGATCTCGGACCTGCAGGACTGCGCGCCGCCGCCACGACGTGGGGCGCCCAGCTCGCCGCAGCCGACATCGACATCAACCTCGCGCCCGTCGCCGACATCGTCACGAGTGCGGAGTCGCGGTTCGACAACCCTCCGATCGGGGCGCTCGGTCGCCAGTACGGCTACGACGAGCGGACCGTCGCCGCCGAGGCCGGAGCGTTCGCCGACGGGATGCGGGCCGCCGGCGTCCTGCCCACCTTCAAGCACTTTCCGGGTCTCGGACGGGTCGACGCGAACACGGACTACACCGCCGAGGTGATCGATACGGCCGTGTCGTCGGATTCGCCCGATGTCGGCGTCTACCGCACGCTGACGGCATCCGGAGCATCGCTCGTCATGGTGGGCACCGCGCGCTACGAGAACATCGACGCCGACCGTCCCGCGGCGTTCTCGCCCGGGGTGCTCGCTCTCCTGCGTGAGCGCGTCGGGTTCGACGGCGTCGTGATCACCGACGACCTCTCGGCCGCGGCCGCCGCCGAGATCGTGGCGCCCGGCGACCGGGCCGTCGAAGCACTGGCGGCCGGGGTCGACATCGTGCTGGCCTCGGCCGATCCCACGGTGCTGCCGGCGATGTACGACGCCGTCGTGGCGCGGGCGCAGGCCGACCCCGCCTTCACCGACCGGGTGCGCGAATCGTGCGGCCGGGTGCTGACAGCCAAGGATGCCGGCGCCGAGACGTCAGGCTAG
- a CDS encoding GNAT family N-acetyltransferase — MTDETITVTRDDANDRYDLMVGDVAAGYAAFRRDDDEGRLVFDHTVVEKEFGGRGLGKTLARDALADVARRGETVVPECPFIVKFLRENEVPGLRIDWRDEDAADAAAPAEPSA, encoded by the coding sequence ATGACCGACGAGACCATCACCGTCACGCGTGACGATGCGAATGACCGATACGACCTGATGGTCGGTGACGTCGCGGCGGGATACGCCGCGTTCCGCCGCGACGACGACGAAGGCCGACTGGTGTTCGACCACACCGTGGTCGAGAAGGAGTTCGGCGGGCGGGGTCTCGGCAAGACGCTGGCACGCGACGCGCTCGCCGACGTCGCGCGCCGCGGCGAGACCGTCGTTCCCGAATGCCCGTTCATCGTGAAGTTCCTCCGCGAGAACGAGGTCCCGGGCCTGCGGATCGACTGGCGCGACGAGGATGCCGCCGACGCCGCGGCTCCGGCGGAACCCTCGGCGTGA
- a CDS encoding pirin family protein, translated as MTRFDAESAPVDEDPGIGSPGPRRTLLEARDVPLGGVRAMSVSRFLPQRDLPLVGAWCFLDRFGPQRTKMRVEPHPHIGLQTVTWPLAGEVHHRDTLGSDVVIERGALNIMTSGAGIAHSEYSVGDEPIPLDALQLWVALPEERRHGSAAFEQHDDLPVIDLGGGADATVVVGSLAGAVSPATMHTPIVGAEIRLPAGAAVEVPLDPAWEYAIVPVFGSVRVGGVDDADADAVDPGALLYLGDGRDGIRLSTGDAETTVFLLGGEPFGDEIVMWWNFVGRSHDEIEVARDDWEAASDRFGHVVGHGDERIPAPPLPHVRLTPRRRRL; from the coding sequence GTGACCCGATTCGACGCCGAGTCGGCGCCCGTCGACGAGGACCCGGGGATCGGCTCCCCCGGCCCCCGGCGGACGCTGCTCGAGGCGCGCGACGTGCCGCTCGGCGGGGTGCGTGCGATGTCGGTGAGTCGATTCCTCCCGCAACGCGATCTGCCGCTGGTCGGCGCCTGGTGCTTCCTCGACCGCTTCGGTCCGCAGCGCACGAAGATGCGGGTCGAGCCCCACCCGCACATCGGCCTCCAGACCGTCACCTGGCCGCTCGCCGGTGAGGTGCACCACCGCGACACCCTCGGCAGCGACGTCGTCATCGAGCGCGGCGCCCTCAACATCATGACCAGCGGCGCCGGCATCGCCCACTCCGAGTACTCCGTCGGTGACGAGCCGATCCCGCTCGATGCCCTGCAGCTGTGGGTCGCGCTCCCTGAGGAACGCCGGCACGGCTCAGCGGCGTTCGAGCAGCACGACGACCTGCCGGTGATCGACCTCGGCGGCGGTGCCGACGCCACAGTTGTCGTGGGTTCCCTCGCCGGCGCCGTCTCTCCCGCGACGATGCACACCCCGATCGTCGGCGCCGAGATCCGTCTGCCCGCGGGTGCCGCGGTCGAGGTGCCGCTCGATCCCGCGTGGGAGTATGCGATCGTGCCGGTCTTCGGATCGGTACGGGTCGGGGGCGTCGATGATGCCGATGCGGATGCCGTCGACCCGGGCGCTCTGCTCTATCTCGGTGACGGTCGCGACGGCATCCGCCTGTCCACCGGCGATGCGGAGACGACGGTGTTCCTGCTGGGCGGCGAGCCGTTCGGCGACGAGATCGTCATGTGGTGGAACTTCGTGGGTCGCAGTCACGACGAGATCGAGGTTGCCCGTGACGACTGGGAGGCGGCATCCGATCGGTTCGGCCACGTCGTCGGTCACGGTGACGAGCGCATCCCCGCCCCGCCGCTGCCGCACGTGCGGCTGACCCCGCGCCGACGGCGGCTCTGA
- a CDS encoding arginase family protein yields MPGTAKAPEALREAGLFDRLASMGARDGGVVLPGRYIDDDETRDPAHVRNQEQLVDHTRRLAQRIGDVWSTGDTPVVIGGDCSVLLAAGLASARRGGTGLVHIDGHTDFRHPGNSDECASVAGEDLAAVVGLHRPAIADIDGRAPYFEPTRAAHLGHRDDDEHVDEARTVLGCAVSASRLASGGAAAAAAAALETAGESYWVQVDVDVLDPSVMPAVDSPDPGGIGADQLTELIGVLAPRAAGISVTVFDPDLDPDGACARILVDIIANGLAAAVS; encoded by the coding sequence GTGCCCGGAACAGCGAAAGCCCCAGAGGCGCTCCGCGAGGCAGGGCTGTTCGACCGGCTCGCGTCGATGGGTGCTCGCGACGGTGGAGTCGTACTGCCCGGCCGGTACATCGATGATGACGAGACCCGCGATCCGGCGCATGTGCGCAATCAGGAGCAGCTGGTCGACCACACCCGACGACTCGCGCAGCGGATCGGAGATGTGTGGTCGACCGGCGACACCCCCGTCGTGATCGGGGGTGACTGCAGCGTCTTGCTCGCGGCCGGGCTCGCGTCGGCGCGACGCGGGGGAACAGGCCTCGTCCACATCGATGGCCATACCGACTTCCGACACCCAGGCAACAGCGACGAGTGCGCGAGCGTGGCGGGAGAGGATCTCGCTGCCGTCGTGGGGCTTCATCGGCCGGCGATCGCCGACATCGACGGTCGGGCTCCCTACTTCGAGCCGACTCGTGCCGCTCACCTCGGGCATCGCGACGACGACGAGCACGTGGACGAGGCACGCACTGTTCTCGGTTGCGCCGTCTCGGCCTCTCGCCTCGCGTCGGGCGGCGCCGCAGCCGCAGCCGCCGCCGCTCTGGAGACGGCAGGGGAGTCGTATTGGGTCCAGGTCGACGTCGACGTACTCGACCCCTCCGTGATGCCCGCCGTCGATAGTCCCGATCCCGGCGGTATCGGCGCAGACCAGCTCACAGAACTCATCGGCGTGCTCGCCCCGCGCGCGGCCGGCATCTCCGTCACAGTCTTCGATCCCGACCTGGACCCAGATGGCGCCTGCGCCCGGATTCTCGTCGACATCATCGCAAACGGGCTCGCGGCCGCGGTCAGCTGA
- a CDS encoding FMN-dependent NADH-azoreductase, whose translation MTLFRLDASILPATSASRELGDLVEAEWVAAHPASTVVRRDIAADPIPATAWRDSVTAGFTPAEQQTDGQRDALALRTRLADELIDADALLFTVPLYNYGVSQHVKTWFDVAYTDPRIDPQGTALRGKPATLVTVLGGNYEPGSPKEGWDHSTGWLRRVFEDVWGLDLTVVHRPFTLVGVNPALDAFADTAAALKAGAEEAAVSAGRTLAASRTA comes from the coding sequence ATGACCCTGTTCCGTCTGGATGCCAGCATCCTCCCCGCCACGTCCGCCAGCCGCGAGCTCGGCGACCTCGTCGAGGCCGAGTGGGTCGCCGCCCACCCCGCGAGCACCGTCGTGCGGCGCGACATCGCGGCCGACCCGATCCCCGCGACCGCGTGGCGCGACTCCGTCACGGCGGGCTTCACCCCCGCCGAGCAGCAGACCGACGGCCAGCGCGACGCGCTCGCGCTGCGGACGCGGCTGGCCGACGAGCTGATCGACGCCGACGCGCTGCTGTTCACTGTTCCGCTGTACAACTACGGCGTCTCGCAGCATGTGAAGACCTGGTTCGACGTGGCCTACACCGACCCACGCATCGACCCGCAGGGCACGGCGCTGCGCGGCAAGCCCGCCACGCTGGTCACGGTGCTCGGCGGCAACTACGAGCCCGGCAGCCCGAAGGAAGGGTGGGACCACTCGACCGGCTGGCTCCGCCGCGTCTTCGAGGATGTCTGGGGCCTCGACCTCACGGTGGTCCACCGGCCCTTCACGCTCGTCGGCGTGAACCCGGCGCTCGACGCCTTCGCCGACACCGCGGCCGCGCTGAAAGCGGGCGCGGAGGAGGCTGCGGTGAGCGCGGGCCGTACGCTCGCGGCATCCCGGACCGCCTGA
- a CDS encoding bifunctional lysylphosphatidylglycerol flippase/synthetase MprF, which translates to MLRLPATVSVVVLVLAAGVAGQGLWTPTSSQPWWDDVSYGLPAFAAGQWWTPLTGTFLVVAPIVYVPTLLGFVGMGYLEWRRGWRVALAFFGAGQLTAVFGAAVFLWAGSAFPWPWAIELAATRDVGPSGGTMACLAACAGLFSSPWRQRIWILIFGYAVVGFLFIGTLADVEHLIAVLLVLAVTRSFRVRRASVRERRLLAFAISLSLGVIQILGLVVATYGPFGQTSPFRGPWVDVLVDATLIVFVSNGLRRGRRWAWVITVGVALLNVVLAALYLLVRAVAPLVAADLGLDESNVAIASSLLWLSFIVYLVAARGAFSSKRRRDLRGAGDHSPSADDARQLVRREGGSSLSWMATWEGTQYLRTSAGIVPYQKHLGVAIALADPLGPADGARDSVLEFVTAAERDAVVPCFFSAGSSTRAATPAGWRSLVIADDTIVDLPGLTFTGKAWGHVRTALNRAEREGVAFRLSTMADEPWGVRQQMRAISDSWVGDKDLPEMRFTLGTLHEAEDPEVRIALAVSAAGDVEGFLSWLPIYAPGGRVRGWTLDLMRRREGGFAPVMEFLIGASAAAFAEEGADIMSLSGAPLAHQPADDEGQIARLMAQLGSVLEPVYGFSSLHRFKQKFRPRYEPIYLLYRDEGDLARIGPALVRAFLPDASLRQYAAAGLDMVRHG; encoded by the coding sequence ATGCTGCGCTTGCCCGCGACTGTCAGCGTCGTCGTGCTCGTTCTTGCCGCCGGGGTCGCGGGACAGGGCTTGTGGACACCTACGTCGTCGCAGCCGTGGTGGGATGACGTGTCGTACGGGCTGCCTGCGTTCGCGGCCGGCCAGTGGTGGACCCCGCTCACGGGTACGTTCCTGGTGGTCGCGCCCATCGTGTACGTGCCGACGCTTCTCGGTTTCGTGGGCATGGGCTACCTCGAGTGGAGACGCGGGTGGCGGGTCGCTCTCGCGTTCTTCGGCGCGGGGCAGCTCACCGCCGTGTTCGGAGCGGCAGTGTTCCTCTGGGCGGGATCCGCGTTTCCGTGGCCGTGGGCGATCGAGTTGGCCGCAACCCGAGACGTCGGGCCCTCCGGTGGCACGATGGCCTGCCTCGCCGCCTGCGCGGGTCTGTTCTCCAGCCCCTGGCGACAGCGGATCTGGATCCTGATCTTCGGGTATGCGGTCGTCGGCTTCCTCTTCATCGGCACGCTCGCAGACGTCGAACACCTCATCGCCGTGCTGTTGGTCCTCGCCGTCACCCGTTCCTTCCGCGTCCGCCGGGCGAGCGTGCGGGAACGACGCCTGCTGGCGTTCGCGATCAGCCTCAGCCTCGGCGTGATCCAGATCCTCGGACTCGTGGTGGCCACGTACGGCCCGTTCGGCCAGACATCGCCGTTCCGAGGCCCCTGGGTCGACGTTCTCGTGGACGCGACACTCATCGTGTTCGTCAGCAATGGCCTGAGACGGGGTCGGCGATGGGCATGGGTGATCACCGTCGGAGTCGCCCTGCTCAACGTCGTGCTCGCGGCGCTCTACCTCCTCGTCCGCGCGGTGGCCCCGCTCGTCGCGGCCGACCTCGGGCTGGACGAGTCGAATGTCGCCATTGCGAGCTCGCTGCTCTGGCTGTCCTTCATCGTCTATCTGGTGGCTGCGCGCGGTGCGTTCTCCTCGAAACGACGTCGCGATCTGCGCGGCGCCGGTGACCACTCGCCCAGCGCAGACGACGCCCGGCAGCTTGTGAGACGGGAAGGCGGGAGTTCGCTGTCGTGGATGGCGACATGGGAGGGGACGCAGTACCTGCGCACTTCCGCGGGGATCGTTCCCTATCAGAAGCACCTCGGCGTGGCGATCGCTCTCGCCGACCCGTTGGGTCCGGCTGACGGCGCCCGCGATAGCGTCCTCGAGTTCGTGACGGCGGCTGAACGAGACGCCGTCGTGCCCTGTTTCTTCAGCGCGGGGTCGTCGACGAGAGCCGCGACGCCCGCCGGCTGGCGGTCACTCGTCATCGCCGATGACACGATCGTCGACCTGCCGGGGCTGACTTTCACCGGCAAAGCATGGGGACACGTGCGCACCGCACTCAATCGCGCTGAACGAGAGGGCGTCGCCTTCCGGTTGTCGACGATGGCGGACGAGCCCTGGGGGGTGCGTCAGCAGATGCGCGCCATCTCGGACTCCTGGGTGGGCGACAAGGATCTTCCCGAGATGCGCTTCACTCTCGGAACCCTCCACGAGGCTGAGGACCCCGAGGTCCGGATCGCGCTTGCGGTCTCGGCGGCGGGCGACGTGGAAGGCTTCTTGAGCTGGCTGCCGATCTACGCACCCGGGGGTCGAGTGCGGGGATGGACCCTGGATCTCATGCGCAGGCGCGAAGGCGGTTTCGCACCCGTCATGGAGTTCCTCATCGGAGCGTCCGCAGCCGCATTCGCGGAAGAGGGGGCCGACATCATGTCGTTGTCGGGCGCACCACTGGCTCATCAGCCGGCCGATGACGAGGGCCAGATCGCGCGCCTGATGGCCCAGCTGGGCTCGGTACTGGAGCCGGTGTACGGATTCTCGTCACTGCACCGGTTCAAGCAGAAGTTCCGCCCGCGATACGAACCGATCTACCTGCTCTACCGGGATGAGGGCGATCTCGCACGCATCGGTCCCGCGCTCGTCCGGGCGTTCCTGCCCGACGCATCGCTCCGGCAGTACGCGGCCGCCGGGCTCGATATGGTGCGCCACGGCTGA
- a CDS encoding YbdD/YjiX family protein, whose product MVSSVMEFSSSVPSNVEPFETMTTRSRQRIGASASAGERNEAPSPVTSLMGDNAYATYLAHHRRTHPGIEPLTERQFWRQRMDDQDRNPGARCC is encoded by the coding sequence ATGGTCTCGTCGGTCATGGAGTTCTCCTCATCGGTCCCCTCCAACGTAGAGCCGTTCGAGACCATGACGACCAGATCCCGGCAACGTATCGGAGCGTCCGCCTCAGCTGGAGAACGCAATGAAGCGCCTTCCCCCGTCACCTCGCTCATGGGGGACAACGCCTACGCGACGTATCTCGCGCACCATCGCCGGACGCATCCAGGCATCGAGCCGCTGACCGAGCGGCAGTTCTGGCGCCAGCGCATGGACGACCAAGACCGCAACCCCGGTGCGCGCTGCTGCTGA
- a CDS encoding S8 family serine peptidase: MVRTTLRTVAAVSLAALFTTSAATASFAATGEGVNIPAPVTSENGRYIVLLDEAPVATYEGGESGLAPTKPDEGERLDPQSRAVTDYSGFLEQRQEEVASEVGAEPDTTYQTTLNGFVAQLTADQAGKLAAKKGVLGVFPDEVRHLDAVPSTEFLGLEGEGGVWDEVGGIDAAGEGIVVGVVDTGIAPENPSFAGDALGTTAGDAPYVDGDEVVYAKADGGEFRSAIVDQDAGTKDAWDASLLNSKLIGAHYFGEGAAANGFSFDSDYLSPRDGDGHGSHTASTAAGNNGVEATVEGIDFGSISGVAPAAKVASYKACFVGPDPLVTTDDICALSDLLAAIDQAVADGVDVINYSIGGGSATTVLAPEDISFFNAAAAGVFVATSAGNSGPEPVTADHASPWYATVAASTIPTWEGTVRLGEEDDSAAAQFAGASVSVGFGDSISGPSVFAGDAGLAGAETPNLCLLGSLDPAQVSGKIVVCDRGSNARIEKSQAVEEAGGIGMILTNVTPASLDNDFHSVPTVHVADTARADVLAYVQGGTDRVVTLVGENLTGIETPAPQVAGFSSRGPMLADGSDVIKPDITAPGVAILAATQNGVDEDPTFGILSGTSMSSPHVAGLAALYLGERPQATPAEVKSAMMTTAYDTVDAAGDAVTDPFTQGAGHTDPTKYFEPGLLYLNGPADWAAYLQGLGLRDFGVDPIDPSDLNLPSIGVGALGAPQTVTRTITATEAGTFQAQASVPGVDVQVSPSSVTLAAGETAAIEITLSRTDAPMGEWATGFLTWTGGANDVRSPIAVYPVPVDAPASVSGTGVTGSVDVTVAPSLTGELALGLSGLVPEELRVNPDFPEVPGHSGDQDSFYDEGEAGFNTYEIVDVPEGTEYVRFAVETEATETTDLDMTVYRVVSPDDLRYYEQWSSATASANESVSLTTPTAGTYLVMVNRFSYSEPFTYDLTAAVVAAGVSAGEFAATPNPLPTVQGEKATYTLSWAGLEPETTYLGVVRYGDSSIRTIVEVESGQGAPVAVVAPEVTGKAKVGSTLKATAGEWDPAEVSVAYQWLRGGEPIEGATSASYKVARADVGTALSVRVTATAEGNPQVGSAVSNEVFVKFASSTTVSLNRYVGTASQPYVVSVKVTPNGGGPAAGTVDVWVNSTRYSADVVDGTARVELPRQSRGLKVVVATYSGSDTVDGSVGLSGFLVLW, translated from the coding sequence ATGGTTCGCACCACCCTGCGAACAGTCGCGGCCGTATCCCTGGCCGCACTGTTCACGACCTCTGCCGCAACGGCATCCTTCGCTGCAACGGGAGAGGGGGTGAACATCCCGGCTCCGGTCACGAGCGAGAACGGACGCTACATCGTCCTGCTCGACGAGGCGCCCGTCGCCACGTACGAGGGCGGCGAATCGGGCCTGGCCCCGACGAAGCCCGACGAGGGAGAGCGTCTCGATCCCCAGTCGCGCGCCGTCACCGACTACTCCGGCTTCCTCGAACAGCGCCAAGAAGAGGTCGCGAGCGAGGTCGGGGCCGAACCCGATACGACCTACCAGACCACGCTCAACGGCTTCGTCGCGCAGTTGACCGCCGACCAGGCCGGAAAGCTCGCCGCCAAGAAGGGCGTGCTCGGGGTCTTCCCCGACGAGGTCCGTCACCTGGACGCCGTGCCGTCGACCGAGTTCCTCGGGCTCGAGGGCGAGGGTGGCGTCTGGGACGAGGTCGGCGGCATCGACGCGGCCGGCGAGGGCATCGTCGTCGGTGTCGTGGACACGGGCATCGCGCCGGAGAACCCGTCGTTCGCCGGAGATGCGCTCGGGACCACCGCCGGCGACGCGCCGTACGTCGATGGCGATGAGGTCGTCTACGCCAAGGCCGACGGCGGGGAGTTCCGCAGCGCCATCGTCGACCAGGACGCCGGCACGAAGGACGCTTGGGACGCCTCGCTGCTGAACTCCAAGCTCATCGGCGCGCACTACTTCGGCGAGGGTGCCGCGGCGAACGGCTTCTCGTTCGACAGCGACTACCTCTCACCGCGTGACGGCGACGGGCACGGCTCGCACACCGCCAGCACCGCGGCGGGCAACAACGGCGTCGAGGCCACGGTCGAGGGTATCGACTTCGGCTCGATCTCGGGTGTCGCACCGGCCGCGAAGGTCGCGTCGTACAAGGCGTGCTTCGTCGGACCCGACCCGCTCGTGACGACCGACGACATCTGCGCGCTCAGCGACCTGCTGGCCGCCATCGATCAGGCCGTCGCCGACGGCGTCGACGTCATCAACTACTCGATCGGCGGCGGCTCGGCCACGACCGTGCTCGCGCCGGAGGACATCTCGTTCTTCAACGCCGCGGCTGCGGGCGTCTTCGTCGCCACCAGCGCGGGCAACTCCGGCCCCGAGCCCGTCACCGCCGACCACGCATCGCCGTGGTACGCCACGGTCGCGGCATCCACCATCCCCACATGGGAGGGAACCGTCCGTCTCGGCGAGGAGGATGACAGCGCCGCGGCGCAGTTCGCCGGCGCGTCGGTGTCGGTCGGTTTCGGCGACTCGATCTCCGGTCCGTCGGTCTTCGCCGGCGATGCGGGGCTCGCGGGTGCCGAGACACCGAACCTCTGCCTGCTGGGCTCGCTCGACCCGGCTCAGGTGAGCGGGAAGATCGTCGTCTGCGACCGCGGGTCCAACGCCCGCATCGAGAAGTCGCAGGCCGTCGAGGAGGCGGGCGGCATCGGCATGATCCTGACTAACGTCACGCCGGCGTCGCTCGACAACGACTTCCACTCGGTTCCCACCGTGCACGTGGCCGACACCGCTCGCGCCGACGTGCTCGCGTACGTCCAGGGCGGCACAGACCGCGTGGTCACGCTCGTCGGCGAGAACCTCACGGGCATCGAGACGCCGGCACCCCAGGTCGCCGGGTTCTCGAGCCGTGGACCGATGCTGGCCGACGGCAGCGACGTGATCAAGCCCGACATCACCGCTCCGGGCGTCGCGATCCTCGCCGCCACCCAGAACGGTGTCGACGAGGACCCGACCTTCGGCATCCTGTCGGGCACGTCGATGTCGTCGCCCCACGTCGCCGGGCTCGCCGCGCTCTACCTCGGTGAGCGTCCGCAGGCGACCCCGGCCGAAGTCAAGTCGGCGATGATGACGACCGCGTACGACACCGTGGATGCCGCGGGCGACGCCGTCACCGACCCGTTCACGCAGGGCGCCGGGCACACCGACCCGACGAAGTACTTCGAGCCCGGTCTGCTCTACCTCAACGGTCCGGCCGATTGGGCCGCGTACCTGCAGGGGCTGGGGCTGCGCGACTTCGGCGTGGACCCGATCGATCCGAGCGACCTGAACCTGCCGTCGATCGGCGTCGGGGCTCTCGGAGCGCCGCAGACCGTCACACGCACCATCACGGCGACCGAGGCCGGGACGTTCCAGGCGCAGGCGTCGGTTCCCGGGGTCGACGTGCAGGTCTCGCCGTCGTCGGTGACCCTCGCCGCCGGCGAGACGGCCGCCATCGAGATCACCCTCTCGCGCACCGATGCTCCGATGGGCGAGTGGGCCACCGGCTTCCTCACCTGGACGGGCGGTGCGAACGACGTGCGCTCGCCGATCGCCGTATACCCCGTGCCCGTCGATGCTCCGGCCTCGGTGTCGGGCACCGGTGTCACCGGCTCGGTGGACGTGACCGTCGCGCCCTCGCTCACGGGCGAGCTCGCGCTCGGCCTGTCGGGTCTCGTGCCGGAGGAGCTGCGCGTGAATCCGGACTTCCCCGAGGTTCCCGGCCACTCCGGTGACCAGGACTCGTTCTACGACGAGGGTGAAGCGGGATTCAACACCTACGAGATCGTCGACGTCCCCGAGGGCACGGAGTACGTGCGTTTCGCCGTCGAGACCGAGGCGACCGAGACCACCGACCTCGACATGACGGTGTACCGCGTCGTCAGCCCCGACGATCTGCGCTACTACGAACAGTGGTCGTCGGCGACGGCATCCGCCAACGAGTCCGTGTCGCTCACGACCCCGACCGCGGGGACGTATCTCGTGATGGTGAACCGGTTCTCCTACAGCGAGCCCTTCACCTACGACCTGACCGCGGCGGTCGTCGCAGCCGGGGTGTCGGCAGGGGAGTTCGCGGCCACCCCGAACCCGCTGCCGACCGTGCAGGGCGAGAAGGCCACCTACACCCTCTCGTGGGCGGGGCTCGAGCCCGAGACCACCTACCTCGGCGTGGTCCGCTACGGGGATTCGTCGATCCGGACGATCGTCGAGGTCGAGTCGGGTCAGGGAGCGCCGGTCGCGGTCGTGGCCCCCGAGGTCACCGGCAAGGCCAAGGTCGGCAGCACGCTGAAGGCGACCGCCGGCGAGTGGGATCCGGCCGAGGTCAGCGTCGCCTACCAGTGGCTGCGCGGCGGCGAGCCCATCGAGGGTGCCACCTCGGCGTCGTACAAGGTGGCGCGTGCCGACGTCGGCACTGCCCTGTCGGTTCGGGTGACCGCCACGGCGGAGGGCAACCCCCAGGTCGGCTCAGCCGTGTCGAACGAGGTGTTCGTGAAGTTCGCCTCGTCCACGACGGTGTCGCTCAACCGCTACGTCGGCACGGCCTCGCAGCCGTACGTCGTGTCGGTGAAGGTGACGCCGAACGGTGGTGGGCCGGCGGCGGGCACCGTCGACGTCTGGGTGAACTCCACCCGCTACAGCGCGGATGTCGTCGACGGCACGGCCCGTGTCGAACTGCCCCGCCAGTCGCGGGGGCTCAAGGTCGTCGTCGCAACCTACAGCGGCAGCGACACGGTCGACGGCTCGGTGGGCCTCAGCGGCTTCCTCGTGCTGTGGTGA
- a CDS encoding winged helix-turn-helix transcriptional regulator, with translation MADDHDARHCDAAVSHAFSVLGKRWNGMIVDVLGQGELSFVGLRRAVVGISDAVLSDRLTELSETGLVIRQVEPGPPVAVTYALTDAGARLVPILSQLGEWADGNLVRR, from the coding sequence ATGGCCGACGACCACGACGCCCGACACTGCGATGCCGCGGTCTCGCACGCGTTCTCGGTGCTCGGCAAGCGCTGGAACGGCATGATCGTCGACGTGCTCGGGCAGGGCGAGCTCTCGTTCGTCGGGCTCCGTCGCGCCGTCGTCGGCATCAGCGACGCGGTTCTCTCCGACCGGCTGACGGAACTCTCAGAGACCGGTCTGGTGATCAGGCAGGTCGAGCCCGGCCCGCCGGTCGCCGTCACCTATGCGCTGACGGATGCCGGCGCGCGCCTCGTGCCGATCCTCAGCCAGCTCGGCGAGTGGGCCGACGGCAACCTCGTGCGCCGCTGA